The Malus sylvestris chromosome 12, drMalSylv7.2, whole genome shotgun sequence genome contains a region encoding:
- the LOC126591962 gene encoding uncharacterized protein At5g41620-like: MPRQNSNLAMDLMIPGKIRKRGCSSSASSSSSIIQNYRFKRAILVGKRGGSSTPVPTWKLMSSRSPTASALRAMDSPNYSQSGGARSKQQQQQPVSARKLAATLWEMNDMSPRVKEGSDERRLRKMEASNRKARERERIPRSAHSGSLPPHLSDPSHSPVSERMDRSGTGSFHRRASPISQRRLRITDHHSGMLDSHGNGSLMEVETRSRAQTPTASTAGAKTRLKDVSNALTTSKELLKIINRVWGNEDRPSTSVALISALHAELERARLHVNQLIQEQRSDQNEINYLMKCFAEEKAAWKSKEHKVVEAAIEAVAGELEVERKLRRRFESLNKKLGKELAETKASLVNKAKELESEKRTREIMEQVCDELARDMTEDKDEAEEMKRESAKVRDEVEKEREMMQFADVLREERAQVKLSEAKHHLEEKNAAVDMLRSQLEAFMGSKTTKEKGRTSTHLNDEEISAYLSRAHLGSGQDEEKDEDEGEVEDGVECEEGSAESDLHSIELSMGNNSKSYNLNHNSAATRDPRWAAPGVEEIKGRKSTSGKPPRRSTSLQRSISDGVEWGMQTERLQNSGDGIDWERFPELERQRQRQGKGCAEEMQGYKSSKGLRDQMLSGSRLGPARVHASPTRQWGQPWPSRDPTNTFQDRPPSAQGSGSKSNLAEVRGEGQNGRRYKR, from the exons atgccGAGGCAGAACAGCAATTTGGCGATGGACCTGATGATCCCCGGAAAAATCCGGAAGCGGGGGTGTTCGTCGTCGGCGTCTTCGTCGTCTTCGATCATCCAGAACTACAGATTCAAGCGGGCGATACTCGTTGGGAAGAGGGGCGGATCCAGTACGCCCGTGCCCACGTGGAAGCTCATGAGCTCCAGGTCCCCGACGGCTTCCGCATTGCGCGCCATGGACTCCCCCAACTACTCCCAGAGCGGCGGCGCCAGGtccaagcagcagcagcagcaacccgTGTCGGCGAGGAAACTCGCTGCCACGCTCTGGGAAATGAACGACATGTCTCCCAGAGTGAAGGAAGGGTCGGACGAGAGGCGGCTGAGGAAGATGGAGGCGAGTAATCGTAAAgccagagagagggagaggatcCCGAGATCGGCGCACTCCGGTTCTCTGCCGCCCCATCTCTCCGATCCGTCTCATAGTCCCGTTTCCGAG AGGATGGATCGGTCTGGAACGGGTAGTTTTCATAGAAGGGCGTCGCCCATTTCGCAGAGGCGGCTCAGGATCACAGACCACCATTCTGGAATGTTGGATTCTCATGGCAATGGCAGTTTGATGGAG GTTGAGACTAGATCTCGAGCCCAGACGCCTACTGCTTCTACTGCTGGAGCCAAGACACGTTTGAAGGATGTCAGTAATGCTTTGACCACGTCTAAAGAGCTACTGAAAATTATCAACCGTGTTTGGGGTAATGAAGATCGACCTTCAACAAGCGTGGCCCTTATCTCAGCCTTGCATGCTGAGCTGGAGAGGGCTCGTTTACACGTCAATCAGCTTATCCAAGAACAACGCTCAGACCAGAATGAGATCAACTACCTCATGAAGTGTTTTGCTGAAGAAAAGGCAGCTTGGAAAAGCAAGGAGCATAAAGTTGTTGAGGCTGCCATTGAGGCCGTTGCTGGAGAACTTGAGGTAGAGAGGAAACTGAGGAGGAGGTTCGAAAGCCTGAACAAGAAACTCGGGAAAGAACTGGCGGAGACAAAAGCCTCTCTTGTTAATAAGGCAAAAGAACTCGAAAGTGAGAAGAGAACAAGAGAGATCATGGAACAAGTATGTGATGAATTAGCCAGGGATATGACTGAAGATAAAGATGAAGCAGAGGAAATGAAGAGAGAATCTGCAAAAGTTCGTGATGAGGTTGAGAAGGAAAGGGAGATGATGCAGTTTGCTGACGTGTTGCGTGAGGAGAGAGCTCAAGTGAAACTCTCTGAGGCAAAACATCATCTTgaagagaagaatgcagctgtTGATATGTTGAGGAGTCAACTTGAAGCCTTCATGGGAAGTAAGACAACCAAAGAAAAAGGACGCACTTCTACTCATCTGAATGATGAAGAAATTTCTGCATATCTAAGTAGAGCTCATCTTGGTTCCGGTCAGGATGAAGAAAAAGATGAGGATGAAGGAGAAGTTGAAGACGGGGTAGAATGCGAAGAGGGTTCTGCTGAAAGTGATCTTCATTCCATAGAGTTAAGTATGGGCAACAACAGCAAAAGCTACAACTTGAATCACAATTCTGCAGCCACTCGTGATCCAAGGTGGGCAGCACCTGGTGTCGAAGAAATCAAAGGGAGGAAGTCTACTTCTGGGAAGCCACCAAGAAGAAGCACTTCTTTGCAAAGAAGCATATCAGATGGAGTGGAATGGGGCATGCAAACTGAAAGGCTCCAAAATTCAGGAGACGGGATAGATTGGGAGAGGTTTCCTGAACTGGAGAGGCAAAGGCAACGGCAAGGAAAAGGATGTGCAGAGGAAATGCAAGGATATAAATCATCAAAGGGTCTTAGGGACCAAATGTTGTCTGGTTCAAGGCTTGGACCTGCTAGAGTTCACGCTAGTCCCACACGGCAATGGGGGCAGCCGTGGCCTTCACGGGATCCTACCAACACATTCCAAGATAGGCCTCCCAGCGCGCAAGGAAGTGGTTCAAAGTCAAACTTGGCGGAAGTGAGAGGTGAAGGCCAGAATGGCAGAAGGTATAAACGGTGa
- the LOC126591964 gene encoding IAA-amino acid hydrolase ILR1-like 3, with amino-acid sequence MEWLRLLILLFTFTNHVSSWGSVAAGSRWEVSQLTRELMDSAREPEFFDWLKRVRRTIHENPELAFEEEETSRLIRSELDSLEIGYTWPVAKTGVVASIGSGSQPWFALRADMDALPIQEMVEWEHKSKNPGRMHACGHDAHATMLLGAAKLLQRKSKEIKGTIKLVFQPAEEGRGGAYHMIKEGALDNIQGILGLHISPEMPVGTIGSRPGPMLAAAGRFLVTIHGKGGHAASPHLATDPILAACLTIISLQQIVSRETNPLESRVVTVGFVDGGQAGNVIPETVTLKGTFRSMTSEGLYYLQQRIKEVTEMQASVHRCTATVDFMLEKMRPYPATVNDEAMYKHAKSVGETLLGEPNVKLLPMGMGAEDFSFYAEKMAAAFFMIGTKNATFVSKTDLHSPFLVIDGEVLPIGAAFHAAVALSYLDNVDAVVTH; translated from the exons ATGGAGTGGCTGCGGCTGTTGATATTGTTATTTACGTTCACAAACCACGTATCGTCATGGGGTTCAGTGGCGGCCGGTTCGAGGTGGGAGGTGAGTCAACTCACTCGAGAGCTGATGGACTCGGCGCGGGAGCCCGAGTTCTTTGATTGGCTGAAGAGGGTTAGGAGGACAATCCACGAGAACCCGGAGCTGGCCTTTGAGGAGGAGGAGACGAGTCGACTCATCCGATCGGAACTCGACTCGCTCGAGATCGGGTACACGTGGCCGGTGGCGAAGACCGGGGTGGTGGCTTCTATTGGTTCGGGGTCGCAGCCATGGTTTGCTCTCAGGGCCGATATGGATGCTCTCCCGATTCAG GAAATGGTTGAGTGGGAGCATAAGAGCAAGAACCCTGGAAGAATGCATGCTTGTGGGCATGATGCTCATGCAACTATGCTGCTTGGAGCTGCTAAGTTACTTCAACgcaaaagcaaagaaataaag GGCACAATCAAGCTTGTTTTTCAACCTGCAGAAGAGGGCCGTGGAGGGGCTTACCATATGATAAAAGAGGGTGCCCTTGACAACATTCAAGGCATTCTTGGGTTGCATATTTCACCGGAAATGCCTGTCGGAACTATTGGTTCGAGACCTGGTCCGATGCTTGCTGCTGCTGGTAGGTTTTTGGTCACCATTCATGGGAAAGGTGGGCATGCTGCATCTCCACATTTGGCCACAGATCCGATTCTTGCTGCCTGCTTGACCATCATTTCCCTCCAACAGATTGTATCTCGAGAAACAAACCCTCTAGAGTCCAGG GTCGTAACTGTGGGGTTTGTTGATGGTGGCCAAGCAGGAAATGTAATCCCAGAGACGGTGACATTAAAAGGCACGTTTCGAAGCATGACTTCCGAAGGTCTATACTACCTTCAGCAAAGGATTAAAGAG GTTACAGAGATGCAAGCTTCGGTGCATAGGTGCACAGCAACGGTAGACTTCATGCTGGAAAAAATGAGGCCCTATCCTGCCACGGTTAATGATGAAGCAATGTACAAACATGCAAAGAGTGTTGGAGAAACTTTGCTCGGGGAACCAAATGTGAAGCTACTTCCAATGGGTATGGGAGCAGAGGACTTTAGCTTCTATGCAGAAAAAATGGCTGCTGCATTCTTCATGATTGGGACGAAGAACGCGACGTTTGTATCGAAAACAGATTTGCATTCACCCTTCCTGGTGATTGATGGGGAGGTTCTTCCCATTGGAGCAGCCTTTCATGCTGCAGTTGCACTCTCATATTTGGATAATGTTGATGCTGTTGTGACGCATTAG